Proteins found in one bacterium genomic segment:
- the pnp gene encoding polyribonucleotide nucleotidyltransferase has translation MEVSGRNMSIESGRWARQAGGATVVRYGESVVLVTACLSENPRSGIDFLPLVVDYVEKTSAVGKIPGGFFKREGRLSEFEILTSRMIDRPIRPLFPKGFYNEIQIVATVLSADKENDTGILAMIGASAALSISEIPFAGPIAGARVGRIDGKLVVNPVLPDFERSDLNIFVAGSRDAILMVEGGSNEVSEEEVLDAILFAHRSMVPILDLQERMAREIGKEKRVFEKKVLSDEDLRKIASIAEAPFAEAYAIREKQNRRKRIEGIGESVRAAFTDEERSEKGALINDALKSLEKKFVRGTILREKKRIDGRGLKDVRAISCEVGVLPRTHGSAVFTRGETQALVMATLGTSQDEQRIDSIMGDITKSFMLHYNFPPFSVGEVKMLRGPGRREVGHGALAERAVSKVLPKNADFPYTVRVVSEVLESNGSSSMATVCGASLAMMDAGVPTSGAVSGIAMGLIKEGDDVAVLSDILGDEDHLGDMDFKVAGTKNGVTAIQMDIKIGGVSREIMLSALQQAREGRLHILGKMNAAIDTHRPELSPYAPRIYVMMVKTDKIREIIGPGGKVIRGIQEQTGVKIDIDDDGTVKIAAVNADSARAAISIIEGITQSAEVGKVYEGRVRKIMDFGAFVEIFPGTDGLLHVSQISNHRVNVADCFKEGDDVTVRVLEVDRDGKIRLSHKEFEEEGRFPEASGPPPGQDRDREKGDPGRDRGRDGGRGGGRGRR, from the coding sequence ATGGAAGTGTCCGGACGGAACATGTCCATCGAATCGGGCCGTTGGGCCCGCCAGGCCGGCGGCGCGACGGTCGTCCGCTACGGGGAATCGGTGGTGCTGGTCACCGCCTGCCTCTCGGAGAACCCCCGGTCGGGGATCGACTTTCTCCCGCTGGTCGTCGACTACGTGGAGAAGACCTCCGCCGTCGGAAAGATCCCCGGCGGCTTCTTCAAGCGCGAGGGAAGGCTCTCCGAGTTCGAGATCCTCACCTCCCGGATGATCGATCGGCCCATCCGTCCCCTCTTCCCGAAAGGGTTCTACAACGAGATCCAGATCGTCGCCACCGTCCTCTCCGCGGACAAGGAGAACGACACCGGGATCCTGGCCATGATCGGCGCCTCCGCCGCGCTCTCGATCTCGGAGATCCCCTTCGCCGGACCGATCGCCGGGGCCCGGGTCGGGCGCATCGACGGGAAGCTGGTGGTCAATCCCGTCCTCCCCGACTTCGAGCGGAGCGACCTGAACATCTTCGTCGCCGGAAGCCGCGACGCGATCCTGATGGTCGAGGGCGGGTCGAACGAGGTGTCCGAGGAAGAGGTGCTCGACGCGATCCTCTTCGCGCACCGCTCGATGGTGCCGATCCTCGACCTCCAGGAACGGATGGCGCGGGAGATCGGCAAGGAGAAGCGCGTCTTCGAGAAGAAGGTCCTTTCCGACGAAGACCTGCGGAAGATCGCGTCGATCGCCGAGGCTCCTTTCGCGGAGGCGTACGCCATCCGGGAGAAGCAGAACCGGCGCAAGCGGATCGAGGGGATCGGAGAGTCCGTTCGCGCCGCCTTCACCGACGAGGAGCGCTCGGAAAAGGGGGCGCTGATCAACGACGCCCTGAAAAGCCTGGAAAAGAAGTTCGTCCGCGGGACGATCCTGCGGGAGAAAAAGCGGATCGACGGCCGCGGGCTGAAGGACGTCCGCGCCATTTCCTGCGAGGTGGGGGTGCTCCCCCGCACCCACGGCTCCGCCGTCTTCACCCGGGGGGAGACGCAGGCCCTGGTCATGGCCACCCTTGGGACGTCGCAGGACGAGCAGCGGATCGACTCGATCATGGGGGACATCACCAAGTCGTTCATGCTTCATTACAACTTCCCGCCCTTCAGCGTCGGTGAGGTCAAGATGCTGCGCGGCCCCGGCCGCCGCGAGGTCGGTCACGGTGCGCTCGCCGAGCGCGCCGTGTCGAAGGTGCTGCCGAAGAACGCGGACTTCCCGTACACGGTTCGCGTCGTGTCCGAGGTCCTGGAGTCCAACGGGTCCTCCTCCATGGCCACGGTGTGCGGGGCGTCCCTCGCGATGATGGACGCCGGGGTCCCGACCTCCGGAGCCGTCTCCGGGATCGCGATGGGGCTCATCAAGGAGGGGGACGACGTCGCGGTCCTCTCCGACATCCTCGGGGACGAGGACCACCTGGGCGACATGGACTTCAAGGTGGCGGGGACGAAAAACGGGGTGACCGCCATCCAGATGGATATCAAGATCGGCGGCGTCAGCCGTGAAATCATGCTCTCCGCCCTGCAGCAGGCCCGCGAGGGACGGCTCCACATCCTGGGGAAGATGAACGCCGCGATCGACACGCACCGCCCCGAACTCTCCCCGTACGCTCCGCGGATCTACGTGATGATGGTGAAGACCGACAAGATCCGGGAGATCATCGGCCCGGGAGGAAAGGTCATCCGCGGGATCCAGGAGCAGACGGGCGTGAAGATCGACATCGACGACGACGGGACCGTGAAGATCGCCGCGGTGAACGCCGACTCGGCGCGGGCGGCCATCTCCATCATCGAGGGGATCACGCAGAGCGCCGAGGTGGGAAAGGTCTACGAGGGGAGGGTCCGCAAGATCATGGATTTCGGCGCCTTCGTGGAAATCTTCCCGGGCACCGACGGACTGCTCCACGTTTCCCAGATCTCCAACCACCGCGTCAACGTCGCCGACTGCTTCAAGGAGGGGGACGACGTCACCGTCCGCGTTCTCGAGGTGGACCGGGACGGGAAGATCCGTCTCTCCCACAAGGAGTTCGAGGAGGAGGGAAGGTTCCCCGAGGCCTCGGGCCCGCCGCCCGGACAGGACCGGGACAGGGAGAAGGGCGACCCCGGCCGGGATCGCGGGCGGGACGGCGGCCGCGGCGGGGGAAGGGGCCGCCGATAA
- the rpsO gene encoding 30S ribosomal protein S15, translating to MSLVTEKKSDIIGKFRVHDTDTGSPEVQVALLTERINMITDHLKIHSKDFSTRRGLLKLVGQRRRLLDYLKSVESMRYKALLETLGLRK from the coding sequence ATGAGTCTGGTCACCGAGAAAAAGAGCGACATCATCGGCAAGTTCCGTGTTCACGACACGGACACCGGGTCCCCCGAGGTCCAGGTCGCCCTCCTGACGGAGCGGATCAACATGATCACGGACCACCTCAAGATCCACTCCAAGGACTTCAGCACGCGGCGGGGCCTGCTCAAGCTGGTCGGGCAGCGGCGGCGACTGCTCGATTACCTGAAGTCGGTGGAATCGATGCGGTACAAGGCCCTTCTGGAGACACTTGGCCTTCGGAAGTAG
- a CDS encoding insulinase family protein — protein MTVARTLLDNGVAIVTEQVPWLRSATVGIWVPVGSRAETPAESGVAHFIEHMLFKGTPRRRAVDISRAIESVGGTMNAATSREYTYFFAKSMEKDFPLLVDLLTDIYRNSLFDEAELDRERGVILQEILMVDDTPEEYLHDYFNAAYWGGHPLGLPVQGSAETVGRFDRSRLIGYFDDRFRRTGIVVTVVGNLLHAAVAEAFERSLSSLPLGEPLVPVSPTPPVRGTFLKRKPLEQVHLCLGAPGVSRRSERIYAMDVLNAVLGGSSTSRLFQQVREERGLAYSVGSSLSAYADAGVVDIYAGTGRETAAEVLSVAGDVVDALQRGGVTDDEVSFGKELIKGNTLLSLESTGYRMSCLAMNEMFLSRLEPPEAILDRVDAVTPEEVRALAAEVLCRERFTLAAVGDLPDGGLSFDGR, from the coding sequence ATGACGGTCGCCCGTACCCTCCTCGACAACGGCGTCGCCATCGTCACCGAACAGGTCCCCTGGCTGCGGTCCGCGACCGTGGGGATCTGGGTGCCGGTGGGTTCGCGCGCGGAGACGCCCGCCGAAAGCGGCGTCGCGCATTTCATCGAGCACATGCTGTTCAAGGGGACGCCCCGCCGGAGGGCCGTGGACATCTCCCGGGCCATCGAATCCGTGGGCGGCACGATGAACGCCGCCACCTCCCGGGAATACACGTACTTCTTCGCCAAGTCGATGGAGAAGGATTTTCCGCTTCTCGTGGACCTGCTCACCGACATCTACCGGAACTCCCTCTTCGACGAGGCGGAGCTGGACCGCGAGAGGGGGGTCATCCTCCAGGAGATCCTCATGGTGGACGACACCCCCGAGGAGTATCTCCACGACTATTTCAACGCGGCATACTGGGGGGGGCACCCGTTGGGGCTTCCCGTGCAGGGGTCCGCGGAGACCGTGGGGCGGTTCGACCGGTCCCGGCTCATAGGGTATTTCGACGACCGGTTCCGGCGGACGGGGATCGTGGTGACGGTTGTGGGGAACCTCCTCCACGCGGCCGTGGCCGAAGCGTTCGAGCGCTCTCTCTCCTCGCTCCCGCTCGGGGAGCCGCTGGTTCCCGTTTCCCCGACGCCGCCGGTGCGGGGGACCTTCCTCAAGCGGAAGCCCCTCGAGCAGGTGCACCTGTGCCTGGGCGCCCCCGGCGTATCACGCCGGAGCGAGCGGATCTACGCGATGGACGTGCTGAACGCGGTCCTCGGAGGCAGCTCCACCAGCCGCCTTTTCCAGCAGGTCCGCGAGGAGCGCGGGCTGGCGTACTCCGTCGGCTCTTCCCTGTCCGCCTACGCGGACGCCGGGGTCGTCGACATCTACGCCGGCACGGGGCGGGAGACCGCCGCCGAGGTGCTCTCCGTCGCGGGCGACGTGGTCGACGCCCTCCAGCGGGGCGGGGTCACCGACGACGAGGTCTCGTTCGGCAAGGAACTTATCAAGGGAAACACCCTGCTTTCGCTGGAAAGCACGGGATACCGGATGTCGTGCCTCGCGATGAACGAGATGTTCCTCTCCCGCCTGGAGCCCCCGGAGGCGATCCTCGACCGCGTCGATGCGGTGACCCCGGAGGAAGTGCGCGCGCTCGCGGCGGAGGTGCTCTGCAGGGAGCGGTTCACGCTGGCGGCCGTCGGGGACCTGCCCGACGGGGGGCTTTCGTTTGACGGGCGATGA